The Bdellovibrio sp. NC01 genome includes the window GTTGTCTTTAATACTTCGCACTCTGGTTACGAAGAGATTGCGACAGATCCTTCTTATTTTTCTCAAATTGTGGTGATGACAGCGCCGATGCAAGGGAACTATGGCGTAGAAGATGCCGTGTGGGAATCAAAACGTTTATGGATCGAAGGATTCATTTGTTTGGAACTGCAAGATTCAGAACGCGATCATTCTTGGAAAAAACGCCTGACTGATAACGGTATTCCGCTTGTCACTGAAATCGATACGCGCCAATTGGTTTTGCGTTTGCGTAGCGGTGGCACTCCCTGGGGCGCTTTAGTTCAAGCTGCTAGTGAAACAGAAGCGAAACAAAAAGCTGAAAAATTGATCGCTGCTAAGAAAACTTTGGATAAAGACTGGGTCTATTTGGCTTCACGTAAGGAAACGGAAACTCGCCAAGGTCAAAACATGGTGGGGCCGCGTGTGGCGGTACTAGATTTCGGTAGCAAAGAAAACATTCTGCGTGAATTAGAATCGCGCTGCTCAGAAATTAAGATCTTCAATAGCCGCGCTTCCATGCAAGAGATCATGGACTACAATCCCGATGGTATCATGCTGACAAACGGTCCCGGCGATCCGGCCGATGTCAAAGTGGCGATCGGCACAGTTCGCGAACTTTTGGGTGTGAAACCGATCTTTGGCATCTGCATGGGCCACCAAATCTTGGGATTGGCCTTGGGCGGGAAGACATACAAGATGAAATTCGGTCATCGCGGTAGCAATCACCCGATTCAGGACTCGATTTTACAGCAAATTTACATGACCAGTCAAAATCATGGCTACGCTGTTGAGCAAAGCACTTTGCCAGAGGACGTTAAAGTCACTCACATCAACCTAAATGATGGCACTGTGGCAGGTTTTTATAGTGAAAAAAGAAAGTGTTTGGGAATACAATATCATCCGGAAAGTTGCCCAGGACCGCATGAAGCGTCCGGGTTATTTAGTTTCTTTGTAGAGCGGATGATATGAACGAATACGAAAAGATAATTGAAAAGATTCTCAATCACTTTGTAAGTGATGCGTTTAAGGACGAACTAGCATTGGCGAAAAAGGAATTTTTCGAAAATGCGGGAACTTTGGATGAAAATGCCCAACACTACGAATCTCGTATGGCGCAGTTCTATGACTGGTACTTCTTCACCAGAGAACTTGTGGGTTACAAGCAAACTCCGTTGGAAGCTTGTCACTTGGTGCGTGAACTACGTTTCACTCCAGAAGAAATGGACATCATTGAGATTCTAAAACAGCACCGTCATTCTCTTTTTGAGTTCATCAAAATTAAGAATGGCGACGTTTACATCAAAGACTTGCTTGCGAATAAAAAACTTATTGTGAAGCAATCTCCATATGTATTCGGTTTTGATCCAGATGAAATTTTTGAAGTGCGTTTGATTCCTGTAGGGGACTCATTCATCTTCACACGCGGCTTCTGCTTCCATCCAGAAAGCGCGAAGAAGTTCATCTTGAGCGAAGTAAAACGTCACAGAAAAGATCCGGATTTGGATCCAGACGTGATGATGCTTCGTCTGATCAAGATGCGCTATAAATTTGAACAGTATAAACACGTAAGGCCCGAAATGATTTACTCGAACGAAGGTAAATTGGGCATTTAAAAACAAGGGAGTGAAGAGTGCCGCGTAAGTCCGATATTAAGAAGGTTTTGATTATTGGTTCTGGACCTATCGTTATCGGGCAAGCCTGTGAGTTTGATTACTCCGGCACTCAAGCCTGCAAGGCTCTGATGAAAGAGGGCCTTGAGGTTATCTTGGTGAACTCCAATCCCGCAACAATCATGACGGACCCAGAAATCGCAACACGCGTTTATGTGGAACCGCTCAAAGTCGACTATCTCGAAAAAATTATCGATAAAGAAAGACCCGACGCTGTTATCCCAACATTGGGTGGGCAAACGGCATTGAATCTGGCGTTAGATCTGCACGGCAAAGGCATTTTACAAAAATATAAAGTGCAATTGTTAGGAGCGACACCACAAGTGATCAAAGCCGGTGAAGATCGTGAAATCTTCCGCGGCATTCTTGATAAAATCGGTGCGGGTTATCCGAAAAGCTACATGATCCGTACTTTCGAGCACGGCATGCAGATCGCTGAAGAGTTAGGTTACCCGTTGATCCTTCGCCCGAACTACACACTCGGTGGCGGTGGTGGGGGTATCGCGTACTCTCCTGAAGAATATAAAAAGATGTTGGTGGGTGCACTTCACGAAAGCCCGACATCGGAAGTATTAGTTGAAGCCAGCATTCTTGGTTGGAAAGAGTACGAACTTGAAGTCATGCGCGATTACAAAGGCACATTTGTTGTCGTTTGTAGTATCGAAAATCTAGATCCGTGTGGTGTCCACACGGGTGACAGTATTACGGTGGCTCCGCAACAAACTCTAAGCGACCGCGAATATCAAGCGATGCGTGATGAGGCTTGCAAGATTATTAACGAAGTTGGAATTCAAACAGGTGGCGCGAATATTCAATTCGCTGTTCATCCGACAACTCGTGAACGCGTGGTGATTGAAATGAATCCACGTGTAAGCCGTTCGTCAGCACTTGCAAGTAAAGCAACCGGCTTCCCGATTGCAAAAATCGCAGCGTTGTTGTGTTTAGGTTATAGTCTTGAAGAAATCACGAACGATATCACGAAAGTGACACCTTCTTGTTACGAGCCGGCACTTGATTATATCGTCACAAAAATTCCACGTTTTGCTTTCGAAAAATTCCAAGGTTCCAAAGACTCTTTAACGACACAAATGAAAAGTGTCGGCGAAGTGATGGGCATCGGTCGCACTTTGCAAGAATCTTTGATGAAGGCTCTTGCAAGTCTTGAAAAAGATCCGGAAGCGATTCGCGAAGTTGAATTAGAAACTGGTAAAGTTTCTTATCCAAACAGTCAGCGCATCTACCATCTTTTCCAAGCGTTCCGCGATGGAAAAACTATTGCTGACATCGAAGATCTGACGGGGATTAATCCGTACTTCCTAGAGCACATTGAAGCTTTGGTGAAGTTTGAAAGAAAATTTAAATCGGAATTTAAAGAATCCAACGAAGACCTTCTAAGAGCAGCAAAACGCAAAGGTTTTACTGATGCGCGCTTAGGCGCCTTGATTGGTCAAAGTGAAAGCTATATTCGCGAATTGCGCGAGCAGTTCAAATTGTTCCCGGCCTTCTTGCAAGTCGATACATGCGCGGGGGAATTTGCTTCTTCGACGCCGTATTTCTATTCGACATATTGGTCACAAGTTTCTGCGACAATTGATAACGCAAAAGACGCTGTTGTGATTATCGGCAGTGGCCCGAACAGAATCGGTCAAGGTATCGAATTCGACTATAGCTGTGTTCGCGGTGTAAAAGCTTTTCAAAAAAGCGGCACGAAAGTCATCATGGTCAATTCGAATCCAGAAACGGTTTCAACGGACTATGACACGTCAGACGTATTGTTCTTTGAGCCGCTGACTGCAGAAAGTCTTGGCGAAATCATGCGTTTCATGAAGCCGCGTGGTTTTGTTGCTCAATTGGGTGGTCAAACGCCAATCAATTTGGCTCCTGAATTGGTGAAGGCGGGATACACTCTGCTTGGTTCTTCTTTGCAAACAATCGACTTAGCGGAAGACCGC containing:
- the carB gene encoding carbamoyl-phosphate synthase large subunit produces the protein MPRKSDIKKVLIIGSGPIVIGQACEFDYSGTQACKALMKEGLEVILVNSNPATIMTDPEIATRVYVEPLKVDYLEKIIDKERPDAVIPTLGGQTALNLALDLHGKGILQKYKVQLLGATPQVIKAGEDREIFRGILDKIGAGYPKSYMIRTFEHGMQIAEELGYPLILRPNYTLGGGGGGIAYSPEEYKKMLVGALHESPTSEVLVEASILGWKEYELEVMRDYKGTFVVVCSIENLDPCGVHTGDSITVAPQQTLSDREYQAMRDEACKIINEVGIQTGGANIQFAVHPTTRERVVIEMNPRVSRSSALASKATGFPIAKIAALLCLGYSLEEITNDITKVTPSCYEPALDYIVTKIPRFAFEKFQGSKDSLTTQMKSVGEVMGIGRTLQESLMKALASLEKDPEAIREVELETGKVSYPNSQRIYHLFQAFRDGKTIADIEDLTGINPYFLEHIEALVKFERKFKSEFKESNEDLLRAAKRKGFTDARLGALIGQSESYIRELREQFKLFPAFLQVDTCAGEFASSTPYFYSTYWSQVSATIDNAKDAVVIIGSGPNRIGQGIEFDYSCVRGVKAFQKSGTKVIMVNSNPETVSTDYDTSDVLFFEPLTAESLGEIMRFMKPRGFVAQLGGQTPINLAPELVKAGYTLLGSSLQTIDLAEDRGLFTKICQELNFAIPNSAMAGALEDALIHEKKVGYPMICRPSYVLGGRRMEVIENRDELISYFQRHADFISADKPCLMDQFLAGALEVDVDLIRGDDWTLIGGVVEHIEAAGVHSGDSMGVLPPQRLKPETSARIEELSILLANRIGVIGHLNLQLAVKNDIVYMLEANPRSSRSVPFVAKATGIPLIDLGVAAMLGKKRKDLHLDNMNWRNAPAVSVKGVVFPFKKFPEADSILGPEMKSTGESMGRGKDYSEALAKAFLSSNIRLPKTGQVFFSLRDKDKEAMLPLVRELQRMGYGVSATTGTASFFNDKGVNCLSLRKVDEGRPHCVDKIRSGEVAFVINTTSGKRAIEASFDIRRACTDYNIPCITESDAAEAFVLALKNERNESSSVEALPSMEAF
- the carA gene encoding glutamine-hydrolyzing carbamoyl-phosphate synthase small subunit, whose translation is MTAYLVLESGETYKGVWQGGEDRAGEVVFNTSHSGYEEIATDPSYFSQIVVMTAPMQGNYGVEDAVWESKRLWIEGFICLELQDSERDHSWKKRLTDNGIPLVTEIDTRQLVLRLRSGGTPWGALVQAASETEAKQKAEKLIAAKKTLDKDWVYLASRKETETRQGQNMVGPRVAVLDFGSKENILRELESRCSEIKIFNSRASMQEIMDYNPDGIMLTNGPGDPADVKVAIGTVRELLGVKPIFGICMGHQILGLALGGKTYKMKFGHRGSNHPIQDSILQQIYMTSQNHGYAVEQSTLPEDVKVTHINLNDGTVAGFYSEKRKCLGIQYHPESCPGPHEASGLFSFFVERMI